In one Chitinivibrionia bacterium genomic region, the following are encoded:
- the murC gene encoding UDP-N-acetylmuramate--L-alanine ligase, with the protein MINAKKIYFLGIGGSGCSSMAFWLKARGFDVCGSDLCLSDVVKELIVAGIHVHIGHSENTDLQKSDLVVYSSAIKDDNIELVFARNSQKPTIKRAAMLAMMAEECKNVIAVCGSAGKSTTTGFLASILNAAALSPSVIVGGIFSGQKSGAQIGNNDEYFIVEADEYDRSFLEMRKVKLALCVGIEAEHLDIYKTFDGVKEAFLQFFGKVVNDGSTVLCIGSAGVREILSQIGCEKITYGFSADAEYRAENIRYENGKTVFDVYENENFLGNVELKLIGEHNVLNALGAICSALKLGISFETAARGAGEFDGIKRRIEKITEINGITVYNDYAHHPTKISATLAALQNVKTNRLITIFQPHTFTRVRDFAENFATSLENGCDVVLMTEIYPAREKPIEGVSEESIAKFFKKATSKIVPQKNIAEECAKIAKAGDIIVVVGAGNIDEEIENLIKELGKNG; encoded by the coding sequence ATGATAAACGCAAAAAAAATCTATTTTTTGGGCATAGGCGGCTCGGGGTGCTCCTCGATGGCGTTTTGGCTGAAAGCGCGCGGCTTCGACGTGTGCGGTAGCGACCTTTGTTTAAGCGACGTTGTAAAAGAACTTATTGTAGCAGGTATCCACGTTCATATCGGGCATTCAGAAAACACGGATTTGCAGAAAAGTGATTTGGTGGTTTATTCCTCGGCAATAAAAGACGACAATATCGAACTTGTTTTTGCAAGAAATTCGCAGAAACCGACAATAAAAAGAGCGGCAATGCTTGCAATGATGGCAGAAGAGTGCAAAAACGTTATTGCGGTTTGCGGTTCGGCAGGAAAATCGACGACAACAGGTTTTTTGGCAAGTATTTTGAACGCGGCGGCGCTTTCTCCCTCGGTAATTGTCGGCGGCATTTTTTCAGGGCAGAAAAGCGGAGCGCAAATCGGAAACAACGACGAATATTTTATTGTAGAAGCGGACGAATACGACAGAAGTTTCTTGGAAATGAGAAAGGTAAAACTTGCCTTGTGCGTCGGAATAGAAGCGGAACACCTCGACATCTACAAAACATTCGACGGCGTAAAAGAGGCTTTTTTGCAGTTTTTCGGCAAAGTGGTAAACGACGGTTCGACAGTGCTTTGCATTGGGTCGGCGGGAGTTCGCGAAATTTTGTCTCAAATCGGCTGTGAAAAAATAACTTACGGATTTTCGGCAGACGCGGAATATCGAGCAGAAAACATAAGATACGAAAACGGAAAAACTGTTTTTGATGTTTATGAAAACGAGAATTTTTTGGGAAATGTCGAACTTAAGCTTATAGGCGAACATAACGTATTAAACGCGCTCGGAGCGATTTGCTCTGCATTGAAACTCGGAATTTCGTTTGAAACGGCGGCGCGCGGTGCAGGTGAATTCGACGGAATTAAAAGAAGAATTGAGAAAATTACCGAAATAAACGGAATTACAGTATATAACGATTATGCGCATCATCCGACAAAGATTTCGGCAACCCTTGCGGCATTGCAAAACGTTAAAACAAATCGGCTTATTACGATATTTCAGCCGCATACGTTTACAAGAGTGCGTGATTTTGCCGAGAATTTTGCAACCTCGCTCGAAAATGGCTGTGATGTTGTGCTTATGACTGAAATTTATCCCGCAAGAGAAAAACCGATTGAAGGCGTCAGCGAAGAAAGTATTGCAAAGTTTTTCAAGAAAGCGACATCGAAAATCGTTCCGCAAAAAAACATCGCGGAAGAATGCGCGAAAATTGCCAAAGCGGGCGATATAATCGTGGTAGTCGGCGCGGGTAATATTGACGAGGAAATTGAGAATTTAA
- a CDS encoding OmpA family protein — protein MRKIWAAALAVMILVSTAVAGPDPDETRNISRFGHVGVWNTLSAQTLGYGRLALNVYANHSLDKDFIKNVYRWESLRVPTSTLHFDPDWDYVDARPSITTFNFSIAYGLTRFLDLGVMLPLYIDNIGDGFTFPNFSRAGLNWDWPGRGDDPLAWVGDGFWTQTGIGDLEVSLKFRYPPVQRNNFFQMAYYGALTVPTGVANHGWFPRGTQFLDQRMGAAYMYAGADNPYTADLRSNTGAYNNFTSGSPEVDMKMLWTWDFREMSDNFPVLFHINYGLRWITQHRNDHVFYLNSALEVRPTYWLSLFADFSAAPRFGSIAREESFALWGQGEPNELRPGTYTIQPTAADQYYRGRGLLDDPIRISPGFAIMTPPGITVSMGFDISLAHEYGVFIGDRQTSQTGMTRNNDGTLEASGTPSSILMETGVEPKLRFVASLGWNGLTIPSLPIMAPIEAPRPRDTITVRDTVFLERLIIDTLVVEVDRPVVPTPTFTINASVAAGQGTITPMGINEVREGRLVVYNIAPAQGFSIGQVLVDGINVGAVMQHTFPSVSQNHTISVIFNQDPIEIPVEAPVAFEIPREGLVLRGVNFRIGSAELLPESFSALDQVVRSLRDWPEVRLEIQGHTSAEGVRSARRIQNNLRLSRERAYSVMQYFIQQGIPATQLRAVGMGEEFPIASNDTQAGREMNRRVTLVRIDD, from the coding sequence ATGAGAAAAATTTGGGCAGCGGCATTAGCCGTAATGATTTTAGTATCGACAGCAGTAGCAGGACCAGATCCTGATGAAACAAGAAACATCAGCAGATTTGGCCACGTGGGAGTATGGAACACTTTGTCAGCGCAAACATTGGGTTATGGCAGATTAGCACTTAATGTCTATGCAAACCATTCATTAGACAAAGATTTTATCAAAAATGTTTATCGTTGGGAAAGTCTTAGAGTACCAACCAGTACACTTCACTTTGATCCTGACTGGGATTATGTAGATGCGCGTCCAAGCATTACAACCTTTAATTTCAGTATAGCCTACGGTTTAACGCGGTTTTTGGATTTAGGCGTTATGCTTCCGCTTTATATAGACAACATAGGAGACGGTTTTACTTTCCCTAATTTCTCTAGAGCAGGCTTGAACTGGGACTGGCCCGGCAGAGGTGATGATCCTCTTGCATGGGTTGGTGATGGTTTTTGGACTCAGACAGGCATTGGCGATTTGGAAGTATCATTAAAATTCAGATATCCGCCCGTACAGCGTAATAACTTTTTCCAAATGGCGTATTACGGAGCGCTTACAGTTCCGACAGGTGTTGCTAACCACGGCTGGTTCCCGAGAGGCACTCAGTTTTTGGACCAAAGAATGGGAGCGGCATATATGTACGCGGGAGCGGACAATCCTTACACCGCTGATTTAAGGTCTAATACAGGCGCATACAACAATTTTACATCAGGCAGTCCCGAAGTAGATATGAAAATGCTTTGGACTTGGGATTTCAGAGAAATGTCTGATAACTTCCCTGTCCTTTTCCACATAAACTATGGTTTGCGTTGGATTACCCAGCATAGAAACGACCACGTGTTTTATTTGAACAGTGCGCTTGAAGTTCGCCCTACTTATTGGCTGAGCCTTTTTGCTGATTTCTCGGCGGCACCAAGATTTGGAAGCATAGCGCGAGAAGAATCTTTTGCATTATGGGGTCAGGGAGAACCGAATGAACTTAGACCAGGAACATACACAATCCAGCCAACTGCAGCCGATCAGTATTACAGAGGACGTGGATTACTTGACGACCCGATTCGTATTTCTCCCGGATTTGCCATTATGACGCCTCCCGGAATTACAGTCAGTATGGGTTTTGATATTTCTCTTGCCCACGAATACGGCGTATTCATTGGCGACAGACAAACATCGCAAACCGGCATGACACGAAACAATGACGGAACACTTGAAGCAAGCGGCACTCCCAGCAGTATTCTTATGGAAACAGGTGTTGAGCCTAAGTTGAGATTTGTAGCGTCGCTTGGTTGGAACGGACTTACTATTCCGAGTTTGCCGATTATGGCTCCGATTGAAGCTCCGAGACCGAGAGATACTATTACTGTAAGAGACACAGTATTCCTTGAAAGATTGATAATCGACACACTTGTAGTAGAAGTGGACAGACCGGTTGTGCCGACTCCGACCTTCACTATTAACGCATCGGTTGCGGCAGGTCAGGGAACAATAACCCCGATGGGAATAAACGAAGTAAGAGAAGGACGACTTGTAGTTTACAATATCGCTCCTGCACAAGGTTTCTCTATCGGACAAGTTCTTGTTGACGGTATAAATGTAGGCGCGGTTATGCAACACACTTTCCCAAGTGTTTCGCAAAACCATACAATATCGGTAATTTTCAATCAAGACCCGATTGAAATACCTGTGGAAGCGCCCGTTGCATTCGAAATTCCGAGAGAAGGATTGGTATTGAGAGGCGTTAACTTCAGAATCGGAAGCGCTGAATTGCTCCCCGAATCGTTTTCAGCTCTTGACCAAGTTGTTCGCTCGCTCAGAGATTGGCCAGAAGTTCGCCTTGAAATTCAAGGACACACTTCTGCGGAAGGCGTTCGCTCGGCGAGAAGAATTCAGAATAACCTGAGATTGTCTCGTGAAAGAGCATACTCGGTTATGCAATACTTCATACAGCAAGGCATTCCCGCGACACAACTCAGAGCTGTCGGTATGGGTGAAGAATTCCCCATAGCAAGCAATGATACGCAAGCAGGAAGAGAAATGAACCGTCGTGTAACTTTGGTTAGAATCGACGACTAA
- a CDS encoding helicase-associated domain-containing protein, with product MSFDTKNPLIIQSDGTILLEADNPKFTEARDLLSGFAHLEKCPEYIHTYSITPLSLWNAKTIGLSAQTIIASLEKYTKYPIPSNVISQIEEISGRFGKIELIKENGRLKLCSVEPKLLAQLSKNPSVCDYIDKEGENYFVQDKYRGVLKQKFIDLNYPINDIAGFTDGENYNIKMREVGLDKQPFVLRNYQKLAVDSFIGDDNLRGASGVVVLPCGAGKTVVGIKTMATLAKKTLILVTNITAAHQWKREILNRTNLTDDDIGEYSGEQKVIKPITIATYQILTYRKDKEGDFLHFSIFNSQDWGLIIYDEVHLLPAPVFKFTAEIQARRRLGLTATLIREDNLQTDVFALIGPKKFDKPWKDLEKEGWIAQAKCVEIRVDLNAGAKLTYLSLGKRDQIREAYENRNKMPVVADLLEKHKGEKILILGQYIEQIDLYGKEFGAPVIKGNTKNSDRDELYERFRHGDLNVLVLSRVGNMAVDLPDANVAIQVSGMFGSRQEEAQRLGRILRPKLNGSQATFYSIVTRDTTELDFAMKRQIFLAEQGYPYEIIYE from the coding sequence ATGAGTTTTGACACTAAAAATCCACTGATAATACAAAGCGACGGCACAATTTTGCTTGAAGCGGATAATCCGAAATTCACAGAAGCGCGCGACTTGCTTTCGGGATTTGCACATTTGGAAAAGTGCCCCGAATATATTCACACCTATTCGATTACGCCGCTGTCTTTATGGAATGCGAAAACGATAGGACTTTCGGCGCAAACCATAATCGCCTCGCTCGAAAAATACACTAAATACCCAATCCCTTCAAATGTAATAAGTCAAATTGAGGAGATAAGCGGAAGATTTGGCAAAATAGAGTTGATAAAAGAGAACGGACGTTTAAAATTATGCTCCGTTGAACCCAAATTGCTCGCCCAGCTATCCAAAAACCCAAGTGTTTGCGATTATATAGATAAAGAGGGCGAAAATTACTTCGTGCAAGATAAATACCGCGGTGTTCTCAAACAAAAATTTATCGATTTAAACTATCCTATTAACGATATTGCAGGCTTTACCGACGGTGAAAATTATAACATAAAAATGAGAGAAGTCGGGCTTGACAAACAACCGTTCGTTTTGCGGAATTACCAAAAATTGGCAGTGGATTCATTTATCGGCGACGATAATTTGCGCGGTGCAAGCGGCGTAGTTGTTCTTCCCTGCGGCGCGGGAAAAACCGTTGTTGGCATAAAAACGATGGCTACTCTCGCAAAAAAAACGCTCATTTTGGTGACAAACATAACGGCGGCGCATCAATGGAAACGCGAAATATTAAACCGCACAAATCTGACCGACGACGACATTGGCGAATATTCGGGCGAGCAAAAAGTGATAAAGCCGATAACTATAGCGACTTATCAAATTTTGACATACCGTAAAGACAAAGAGGGCGATTTTTTGCATTTTTCTATATTTAATTCGCAGGATTGGGGACTTATAATTTACGACGAAGTGCATTTGCTTCCCGCTCCCGTGTTTAAGTTTACCGCAGAAATCCAAGCAAGACGTCGGCTCGGACTTACCGCAACTTTAATCAGAGAAGACAATTTGCAGACAGATGTTTTTGCGCTTATAGGTCCGAAAAAATTCGATAAACCGTGGAAAGACCTCGAAAAAGAGGGTTGGATTGCACAGGCAAAATGCGTAGAAATCCGTGTAGATTTGAATGCCGGAGCAAAATTGACCTATCTTTCGCTCGGAAAAAGAGACCAAATAAGAGAAGCGTACGAAAACAGAAATAAAATGCCCGTCGTTGCTGATTTGCTTGAAAAGCACAAAGGCGAAAAAATCCTGATTTTGGGGCAATATATAGAACAAATCGACCTTTACGGTAAAGAGTTCGGCGCGCCCGTAATTAAAGGAAACACAAAAAACTCGGACAGAGACGAATTGTACGAAAGGTTCAGGCACGGCGATTTGAACGTCTTGGTACTTTCGCGCGTGGGAAATATGGCAGTGGACTTGCCCGACGCGAACGTCGCCATACAGGTATCGGGAATGTTCGGTAGCAGACAGGAAGAAGCGCAACGGCTCGGCAGAATACTTCGCCCCAAACTTAACGGCTCGCAGGCGACATTTTATTCTATAGTTACGCGCGACACAACCGAGCTTGACTTTGCGATGAAAAGACAGATTTTTCTTGCCGAACAAGGTTATCCGTACGAGATTATTTACGAATAA
- a CDS encoding NAD(P)/FAD-dependent oxidoreductase, with protein sequence MTENKKYDVAIIGTGLGGLMSGALLAKNGKKVLLAEQHSVPGGCATTFKRGGFKMEVGLHEMDGLYKEDIKTNLFDKLGVFDNIEIVKASEFYKIQTSDKKIDFTMKDDPIAPINELCELFPADKKGIKKFFSTVIGIRKNINKISKFGKYKPLLFAFFPLTLPYLFSNMKQTLGIFLNKHVKDERVKLILAANTAYYHDNPMELSMIYFSSAQASYLMGGGNFVKGGSQNLSDYLAKFIKDNGGELVFNSTVNEIIIDEKTKAAVGIKAKNKKGETAEYYSDRVIANCAIPILYDILPKNESDILRKEYGKYKGASSLLSVYIGFSKTLETVGVKAYNTIIFDESLKTLNDFTKSVRSGYETCPMFFVDYEKIDSSMAPEGKSCATICLTDYIENWKNLSDEEYKNKKKEVAEILINRLEKEFPGIKDLVEIYEVGTPKTISRYTGNPTGTAYGFAQNPGQMVFERPKHKTPIENLYLSSAYSIPGGGFSGTIIGGAMCSRAVLKDINAKK encoded by the coding sequence ATGACAGAAAATAAAAAATATGATGTCGCCATAATCGGCACGGGTTTGGGCGGACTGATGTCGGGAGCGCTTTTGGCAAAAAACGGAAAAAAAGTTTTGCTTGCAGAACAACATTCGGTTCCCGGGGGGTGCGCGACAACATTTAAGCGCGGCGGTTTCAAAATGGAAGTGGGCTTGCACGAAATGGACGGGCTTTATAAAGAGGACATCAAAACCAATCTTTTTGACAAACTCGGAGTATTTGATAACATAGAAATAGTGAAAGCTTCCGAATTTTACAAAATCCAAACCTCTGACAAAAAAATTGACTTTACAATGAAAGACGACCCGATTGCGCCGATAAACGAATTGTGCGAACTTTTCCCCGCCGACAAAAAAGGGATAAAAAAATTCTTTTCGACAGTCATCGGAATTCGCAAAAATATAAATAAAATCTCAAAATTCGGGAAATATAAACCTCTGCTTTTCGCGTTTTTTCCGTTAACCTTGCCGTATTTGTTCAGTAATATGAAACAGACGCTCGGAATTTTTTTGAACAAGCACGTAAAAGATGAAAGAGTGAAGTTAATTCTTGCGGCGAACACCGCTTATTATCACGATAATCCGATGGAACTTTCGATGATTTATTTTTCGTCGGCGCAGGCAAGTTATCTTATGGGGGGTGGAAATTTTGTTAAAGGCGGCTCGCAGAATTTGTCGGATTATTTAGCGAAATTCATTAAAGATAACGGCGGAGAGCTTGTTTTTAACTCGACCGTAAACGAGATTATTATCGACGAAAAAACAAAAGCCGCAGTCGGAATAAAAGCGAAAAACAAAAAAGGCGAAACCGCCGAATATTACAGCGACAGAGTAATCGCAAACTGCGCAATTCCGATTTTATACGACATTCTTCCCAAAAATGAAAGCGATATTTTGCGAAAAGAATACGGTAAATACAAAGGTGCAAGTTCGCTTTTGTCTGTTTACATCGGCTTTTCAAAAACGCTCGAAACAGTCGGCGTTAAGGCGTACAACACTATTATTTTCGACGAAAGTTTAAAAACGCTTAACGATTTTACGAAGAGCGTGCGTTCGGGCTACGAAACTTGCCCGATGTTTTTTGTAGATTACGAAAAAATCGACTCTTCAATGGCGCCCGAAGGCAAAAGTTGCGCCACAATTTGCTTAACCGACTACATAGAAAACTGGAAAAATTTAAGCGATGAAGAATACAAAAACAAGAAAAAAGAAGTTGCCGAAATCTTGATAAACCGTTTAGAAAAAGAATTTCCCGGAATAAAAGATTTGGTTGAAATTTACGAGGTAGGCACGCCGAAAACAATAAGCCGCTACACAGGAAATCCGACGGGAACCGCTTACGGTTTTGCGCAAAATCCGGGGCAGATGGTTTTTGAACGCCCCAAACACAAAACGCCGATAGAAAACTTGTATCTTTCGTCGGCGTATTCAATTCCCGGCGGCGGATTTTCGGGCACAATTATAGGTGGCGCAATGTGTTCGAGAGCTGTATTAAAGGATATAAACGCAAAAAAATAA